The DNA region TCAGATAGACGGTGGTGCCGTCGGCGCTGGGCTTGCAGGCCTCATGCTGGATCAGGCAACCCTTGACCGCGTCGCCCTCCGCCGGGAAGACGGCCATGGTCATGCCGCCGGGGCAGGGTTCCTGGATCAGTTTGGTGGCGAAGACCGTCTCGTAGAAGCGGACGGCGCGGGCGAGATCGGCGACGGGGATTTCAAACCAGGTGACGACGTGCGGGAAGGCCATGGAACGGACTCCTGACAGAGGGGAGAGGAATGTTCGTGGTTCGTGCCGGCACGCCCCCTTGATAGCACACCCCCTCCTGACAGCGTGATGTCAGGAGCTATCGGCGGTCCCGAATAAAACCTGCCAGCCACCCTCAGTGGAAGTTGCGGCCCTTGGAGAAGGAGCCGGCGGCCTCCCTCGGCGGGGCGGGGCGGTCCTCCCCGGTCAACTCGGCCAGCCGGTGGGTCAGGTCGACCAGCGACTCCACGCGCAGATGCACCACTCCCTCGTGGCTCTGCACCCGGCCGGTGGCGGCCATCAGCCGCGCCGTCATGATCGGGCGGCGGAAGGTCTCGAACAGGTCGGGCATGACGACGAGGTTGGCGATCCCGGTCTCGTCCTCCAGCGTCAGGAAGACGACGCCGGCGGCGCTGCCCGGCCGCTGGCGCACCAGCACCAGACCGGCGGTGGTCAGCCGCCGGCCGTCGCGGGTCCGGGCCAGCCGTTCCGCCGGGGTGACGCCGGGCAGGCCGTCGCGCAGCAGGGCCAGCGGGTGGGCCTTCAAGGACAGCGACAGGCTGCCGTAATCCATCACCACATGCTCGCCCAGCGCCATGGCGGGCAGTGGGGCGTCGGGTTCCCCGGCCATTGGGCCGTCGAGCCGCGCGAACAGCGGCAGCGGCGCGTCGCCCAGCGCCCGCACCGCCCACAGTGCCGCCCGCCGGTCCAGCCCGACCGAGCGGAAGGCGTCGGCCCTGGCGAGCTTTTCCAGCGTGGCGACCGGCAGGCGGGCGCGGCGCCACAGGTCGTAGGGGTCGCGGTAGCCGCCGGCGCGGGAGAGGACGATGGCGTCGGCGTGGTCCTCGGTCACGCCCCGGATCAGGCGCAGGCCGAGGCGGAGGGTGAGTCCCGTCTCTCCCGCCTCCACCGCGCAGTCCCAGCCCGACAGGTTCACATCGGGCGGCAGCACGGTGACGCCATGCTCGCGGGCGTCGCGGACGATCTGCGCCGGGGCGTAGAAGCCCATCGGCTGGCTGTTCAGCAGGGCGGCGGCGAAGATGGCGGGGTGATGGCGCTTGATCCAGGCCGAGACATAGACCAGCAGGGCGAAGCTGGCGGCGTGGCTTTCCGGGAAGCCATATTCGCCGAAGCCCTCGATCTGCTGGAAACAGCGCTCGGCGAAGGCGGCATCGCAGCCGTTGGCGGTCATGCCGGCGATGAATTTGTCGTGGAAGCGGCGGACCTGCCCGGTCTTGCGGAAGGCGGCCATGGCGCGGCGCAACTGGTCGGCCTCCTCCCCGCTGAAGCCGGCGCCGACCATGGCGACCTTCATCGCCTGCTCCTGGAACAGCGGCACGCCCA from Azospirillum sp. B510 includes:
- a CDS encoding VOC family protein, yielding MAFPHVVTWFEIPVADLARAVRFYETVFATKLIQEPCPGGMTMAVFPAEGDAVKGCLIQHEACKPSADGTTVYLNGGDDLSAPLARAEQAGAAIVVPKTLITPEIGYFAQLIDSEGNRIGLFSMH